In Methylococcus geothermalis, one genomic interval encodes:
- a CDS encoding ArsR/SmtB family transcription factor: MEIKSVVTALAALAQNSRLAVFRLLVQTGPGGLSAGSISEALGIAPSSLSFHLKELAHAGLIRSRQESRYVIYSANFQAMNELIGFLTENCCSGAPCTTSTPIQCASDQETRE, from the coding sequence ATGGAAATCAAGTCCGTCGTCACCGCGCTTGCCGCCCTTGCCCAGAATTCCCGCCTGGCGGTGTTCCGTCTGCTGGTCCAGACCGGGCCAGGAGGCCTGTCTGCGGGCAGTATCTCGGAGGCGCTGGGAATTGCGCCATCATCTTTGTCGTTCCACCTCAAAGAACTCGCCCATGCCGGTCTGATCAGATCACGGCAGGAGAGCCGCTATGTCATCTATTCGGCAAATTTTCAGGCGATGAACGAGCTGATCGGCTTTCTGACCGAGAATTGTTGCAGCGGCGCCCCCTGCACGACATCAACCCCGATTCAATGCGCAAGCGATCAGGAGACCCGTGAATGA
- the fdhD gene encoding formate dehydrogenase accessory sulfurtransferase FdhD, protein MVGPAATVLDPVPCPSGEDDAPGGWDLEDGSRPSHSRVTVKRLRDGIASIETDEVAEEVPVALVYNGVPHVVMLATPLDLEDFAIGFSLTEGIVRSPSEILAVRAHNRSEGIEVRLRITEERFAGLPGKERNLTGRTGCGLCGSATLQQAVRHPPPVGTGAGVAVADLRRAQEELRARQDINSLTGAVHAAAWVVPGKGLVHLREDVGRHNALDKLIGVLAKTRASRNEGFVLVTSRASYEMVQKCAEAGIGFLAAISAPTGLAVRLAVETGLTLVGFVRGETCVVYAHPHRLHEQSASF, encoded by the coding sequence ATGGTGGGCCCGGCGGCGACCGTCTTGGATCCGGTTCCGTGCCCGAGCGGCGAGGACGACGCGCCGGGTGGGTGGGACCTGGAAGACGGAAGCCGGCCCAGCCATAGCCGGGTCACGGTCAAACGCCTGCGTGACGGGATCGCCAGCATCGAGACCGACGAGGTGGCCGAGGAGGTGCCCGTCGCGCTGGTCTACAACGGGGTGCCGCATGTCGTCATGCTGGCGACACCCCTGGACCTGGAGGATTTCGCGATCGGCTTCAGCCTGACCGAGGGCATCGTCCGCTCGCCGTCCGAAATCCTGGCGGTCCGCGCCCACAACCGCAGCGAAGGCATCGAGGTGAGACTGCGCATCACCGAGGAACGTTTCGCCGGCCTGCCGGGCAAGGAGCGCAATCTCACCGGCCGTACCGGCTGCGGCCTGTGCGGCTCGGCGACCCTGCAACAGGCGGTGCGTCATCCTCCGCCCGTCGGGACGGGCGCCGGCGTGGCGGTGGCCGATCTGCGCCGCGCCCAGGAGGAATTGCGCGCGCGGCAGGACATCAATTCGTTGACCGGCGCGGTGCATGCCGCGGCTTGGGTCGTGCCCGGCAAGGGCCTCGTTCACTTGCGGGAAGACGTCGGCCGCCACAACGCCCTGGACAAGCTGATCGGGGTCTTGGCGAAAACCCGCGCGTCCCGGAACGAAGGCTTCGTCCTGGTCACCAGCCGAGCCAGCTACGAGATGGTACAGAAATGCGCGGAGGCTGGCATCGGCTTTCTGGCGGCGATTTCAGCGCCTACCGGCCTTGCCGTCCGGCTCGCGGTAGAGACCGGCCTGACCCTGGTCGGTTTCGTCCGCGGCGAGACGTGTGTGGTTTATGCCCATCCTCACCGGCTGCACGAACAATCAGCGAGTTTCTAA
- the fdhF gene encoding formate dehydrogenase subunit alpha, with translation MALLQDKDFGTPPSASDKMVTLEIDGFTATVPEGTSVMRAAASIGIDIPKLCATDSLEPFGSCRLCVVQVEGGRGLPASCTTPVFEGMKVVTQNDRLAQVRRGIMELYISDHPLDCLTCSANGNCELQDMAGVVGLREVRYGYEGKNHFDAKKDLSNPYFQFEPSKCIVCSRCVRACEQTQGTFALTIDGRGFESKISPGQNQSFMDSECVSCGACVQACPTATLIEKSVAEKGQADHSIITTCAYCGVGCSFKAEMKGSEVVRMVPDKNGQANHGHSCVKGRFAFGYATHPDRITSPMIRKSIHDPWQKVSWEEAVNYAASEFKRIQAKYGKDSVGGLTSSRCTNEEAYLVQKLVRAAFGNNNVDTCARVCHSPTGYGLKQTLGESAGTQTFDSVMKSDVIMVIGANPTDGHPVFGSLMKKRVRQGAKLIVVDPRDIDIVRSPHIKADYHLKLKPGTNVAVVNALAHVIVTEGLVDEAFVNARCEVDSFRKWKDFVAQERNSPEAMESVTGVPAQTLREAARLYATGGNAAIYYGLGVTEHSQGSTTVIGIANLAMATANIGREGVGVNPLRGQNNVQGSCDMGSFPHELPGYRHVSDATIRAQFEAAWNAKLDPEPGLRIPNMFSAALDGSFKGLYCEGEDIAQSDPDTQHVFAALEAMECVVVQDLFLNETAKFAHVFLPGASFLEKSGTFTNAERRISPVRRVMPPLAGYEDWQVTQMLANALGYPMNYSHASEILDEIASLVPTFSRVSFKRLDEVGSLQWPCNEEAPDGTPTMHVDHFVRGKGRFMLTEYVPTEERTSSKFPLILTTGRILSQYNVGAQTRRTANTAWHPEDRLEIHPHDAENRGINDGDWVGIKSRQGETVLRAVVSERMQPGVVYTTFHFPESGANVITTDNSDWATNCPEYKVTAVQVTKVNAPSEWQEKFRSFTEEQLSFLEKATAG, from the coding sequence ATGGCTCTATTACAAGACAAAGATTTCGGCACGCCGCCCAGCGCTTCCGACAAGATGGTGACCCTCGAAATCGACGGCTTCACCGCCACCGTGCCGGAAGGCACTTCGGTCATGCGTGCGGCCGCCAGCATCGGCATCGACATTCCCAAACTCTGCGCTACCGACAGCCTGGAACCGTTCGGCTCCTGCCGCTTGTGCGTGGTCCAGGTCGAGGGCGGGCGCGGGCTTCCGGCCTCCTGCACGACACCGGTGTTCGAGGGCATGAAGGTCGTGACCCAGAACGACCGGCTGGCCCAGGTCCGCCGCGGCATCATGGAGCTGTACATCTCCGATCACCCGCTCGACTGCCTCACCTGCTCCGCCAATGGCAACTGCGAACTTCAGGACATGGCCGGCGTGGTCGGCCTGCGCGAGGTCCGCTACGGCTACGAAGGCAAGAACCATTTCGATGCGAAGAAAGACCTGAGCAATCCCTACTTCCAGTTCGAGCCTTCCAAGTGCATCGTCTGCTCCCGCTGCGTCCGCGCCTGCGAACAGACCCAGGGCACCTTCGCCCTCACCATCGACGGCCGCGGCTTCGAGTCCAAGATATCCCCTGGACAGAACCAGTCGTTCATGGATTCCGAATGCGTCTCCTGCGGCGCCTGCGTCCAGGCCTGCCCGACCGCGACCCTGATCGAAAAGTCCGTGGCCGAAAAGGGCCAGGCCGACCATTCGATCATCACCACCTGCGCCTATTGCGGGGTCGGCTGCTCGTTCAAGGCCGAGATGAAGGGTTCCGAGGTCGTGCGGATGGTGCCGGACAAGAACGGCCAGGCCAACCATGGCCACTCCTGCGTCAAGGGCCGCTTCGCCTTCGGTTACGCGACCCATCCGGACCGCATCACCTCGCCGATGATCCGCAAGAGCATCCATGACCCTTGGCAGAAGGTGAGCTGGGAAGAAGCGGTCAACTACGCGGCGTCCGAATTCAAGCGCATCCAGGCCAAGTACGGCAAGGACTCCGTCGGCGGGCTCACCTCCAGCCGCTGCACCAACGAGGAAGCCTACCTGGTGCAGAAACTGGTCCGCGCCGCCTTCGGCAACAACAATGTCGACACCTGTGCCCGGGTCTGCCATTCCCCCACCGGCTACGGCCTCAAGCAGACCCTGGGTGAATCGGCCGGCACCCAGACCTTCGACTCGGTGATGAAGTCCGACGTCATCATGGTCATCGGCGCCAACCCCACCGACGGCCACCCGGTATTCGGCTCGCTGATGAAGAAGCGGGTGCGCCAGGGCGCCAAGCTGATCGTGGTCGATCCGCGCGACATCGACATAGTCCGCTCTCCGCACATCAAGGCCGATTACCACCTGAAACTCAAGCCCGGCACCAACGTCGCCGTGGTCAACGCCCTCGCCCACGTCATCGTCACGGAGGGCTTGGTCGATGAAGCCTTCGTGAACGCGCGCTGCGAGGTGGATTCATTCAGGAAGTGGAAGGATTTCGTCGCCCAGGAGCGCAACTCTCCGGAAGCCATGGAATCCGTCACCGGCGTCCCGGCGCAAACCCTGCGCGAAGCGGCGCGGCTCTATGCCACCGGCGGCAATGCGGCCATCTACTACGGCCTGGGCGTCACCGAACACAGCCAGGGATCGACGACGGTCATCGGCATCGCCAACCTGGCGATGGCCACCGCCAACATCGGCCGCGAAGGCGTAGGCGTCAACCCGCTGCGCGGCCAGAACAACGTGCAGGGTTCCTGCGACATGGGTTCGTTCCCGCACGAACTGCCGGGCTACCGCCACGTCTCCGACGCCACGATCCGCGCCCAGTTCGAAGCGGCCTGGAACGCCAAGCTGGACCCCGAACCGGGCCTGCGCATTCCCAACATGTTCTCGGCGGCGCTGGACGGCAGCTTCAAGGGCCTTTATTGCGAGGGCGAGGACATCGCCCAGTCCGATCCGGACACCCAACACGTATTCGCGGCGCTGGAGGCGATGGAATGCGTCGTCGTCCAGGACCTGTTCCTGAACGAAACCGCCAAGTTCGCCCATGTCTTCCTGCCCGGCGCCTCCTTCCTGGAGAAGAGCGGCACCTTCACCAACGCGGAACGGCGCATTTCGCCGGTGCGCCGGGTGATGCCGCCACTGGCGGGTTACGAGGACTGGCAGGTGACCCAGATGCTGGCCAACGCGCTGGGCTATCCGATGAACTACAGCCATGCTTCGGAAATCCTGGACGAGATCGCCAGCCTGGTGCCGACCTTCAGCAGGGTCAGCTTCAAGCGCCTGGATGAAGTCGGCAGCCTGCAGTGGCCGTGCAACGAGGAAGCGCCGGACGGCACGCCCACCATGCACGTCGACCATTTCGTGCGGGGGAAAGGCCGGTTCATGCTGACCGAGTACGTCCCCACCGAGGAGCGCACCAGCAGCAAATTCCCGCTGATCCTGACCACGGGCCGCATCCTGTCGCAGTACAACGTGGGCGCGCAGACCCGCCGCACCGCCAACACCGCCTGGCATCCGGAGGACCGCCTGGAAATCCATCCGCACGACGCCGAAAACCGCGGTATCAATGACGGCGACTGGGTTGGCATCAAGAGCCGCCAGGGCGAGACGGTGCTGCGCGCCGTGGTTTCCGAGCGCATGCAGCCGGGAGTGGTCTACACCACGTTCCATTTCCCGGAATCCGGTGCCAACGTCATCACCACCGACAATTCGGACTGGGCGACCAACTGTCCCGAATACAAGGTGACCGCCGTGCAGGTAACCAAGGTCAATGCGCCTTCGGAGTGGCAGGAGAAGTTCCGCAGCTTTACGGAAGAGCAGTTGTCCTTCCTGGAAAAGGCCACGGCGGGCTGA
- a CDS encoding formate dehydrogenase subunit delta, whose protein sequence is MHKENLVKMANNISAFFQAEPDHAVAVQGMVDHLHKFWEPRMRRQIIAHLQAGGEGLSPLACDAVAVLRDEQQKNAA, encoded by the coding sequence ATGCATAAAGAAAACCTTGTCAAGATGGCAAACAACATCAGCGCATTTTTCCAGGCCGAGCCCGACCACGCCGTAGCCGTCCAGGGAATGGTCGATCATTTGCACAAGTTCTGGGAGCCCCGGATGCGCCGGCAGATCATCGCCCACCTCCAGGCCGGCGGGGAAGGACTGAGCCCGCTGGCGTGCGACGCCGTGGCCGTCCTCAGGGACGAACAGCAGAAGAACGCGGCCTGA
- a CDS encoding arsenate reductase ArsC, translating to MSERTYNVLFLCTGNSARSIMAEALLNHLGRGRFRAYSAGSHPTGHVNPLALERLEKEGIPAEGARSKSWDEFASPGAPPLDFVITVCDDAAGEVCPAWPGQPLTAHWGLADPAAVEGSEGERRLAFAQAFALLARRIALFTALNPLSLERLALERKLREIGRTG from the coding sequence ATGAGCGAGAGAACCTACAACGTGCTTTTTCTGTGTACCGGCAATTCGGCCCGCAGCATCATGGCGGAGGCGCTGCTCAACCACCTCGGCAGGGGGCGTTTCCGCGCCTACAGCGCCGGCAGCCATCCAACCGGTCACGTCAATCCGCTGGCGCTGGAGCGGCTGGAAAAAGAAGGCATTCCGGCGGAAGGGGCACGCAGCAAGAGCTGGGACGAGTTCGCCAGCCCCGGCGCACCGCCGCTGGACTTCGTCATCACCGTCTGCGACGACGCCGCGGGCGAAGTGTGCCCGGCTTGGCCCGGTCAGCCCCTCACCGCCCATTGGGGCCTGGCCGATCCGGCCGCCGTCGAGGGCTCCGAAGGTGAGCGACGGCTCGCATTCGCCCAAGCCTTCGCTCTTCTCGCGCGACGCATCGCCTTGTTCACTGCCCTCAATCCGCTCAGCCTGGAACGGCTCGCCCTGGAGCGGAAGCTTCGCGAAATAGGACGCACGGGTTAG